One Vicia villosa cultivar HV-30 ecotype Madison, WI unplaced genomic scaffold, Vvil1.0 ctg.004769F_1_1, whole genome shotgun sequence DNA segment encodes these proteins:
- the LOC131642301 gene encoding uncharacterized protein LOC131642301 produces MYYLVNVYSPGSLVEKRSLWESLISLKNIFNDGEWVIGGDFNSIKTCNERKGSSVIRSSCEWREFEEFIDLSNLIDIPCKGKKYSWFSGDGRVCSRLDRFLVAENVVSRWGVIGQFVGDRDISDHCPVWLVCDNSNWGPKPFKFNNEWFANKEFLHFVEKEWKLLLIEGRGDFVLKEKLRLLKERLRWWNINVFGKIDLAVEEGVRILNEGDELVDEEDAAVSLLEADRRRRASKDFWMNLKIKENMLIQKSRLKWLNDGDANSRYFHKVMKARRRRNHIGPLLTESGLVDSVAEVKEEVLSHFANKFKEDVRGRPTLEGISFGVLSRDEKESLEKPFLEEEIKEAIWNCEGSKSPGC; encoded by the coding sequence ATGTATTATTTAGTTAATGTTTATTCGCCCGGCTCTTTGGTGGAGAAGCGTTCGTTGTGGGAGTCTTTAATCTCTTTAAAGAATATATTTAATGATGGAGAGTGGGTGATTGGTGGTGATTTTAACTCTATCAAGACTTGTAATGAAAGAAAAGGGAGTTCGGTGATTCGATCTAGTTGTGAATGGAGGGAGTTCGAGGAGTTTATTGATCTTTCCAATTTGATTGATATTCCttgcaaagggaagaaatattcATGGTTTAGTGGGGATGGAAGAGTTTGTAGTAGACTTGATCGTTTTTTAGTGGCGGAAAATGTGGTTAGTAGATGGGGAGTGATTGGTCAATTTGTGGGGGATCGTGACATATCGGATCATTGTCCGGTGTGGTTGGTATGTGATAATTCTAATTGGGGACCAAAGCCATTTAAATTTAACAACGAGTGGTTTGCTAACAAGGAGTTCTTGCATTTTGTGGAGAAGGAGTGGAAGTTGTTATTGATAGAAGGGAGGGGCGATTTTGTTCTTAAGGAGAAATTAAGACTTTTGAAAGAGAGGTTGAGATGGTGGAATATCAATGTGTTTGGAAAGATAGATTTGGCGGTAGAGGAAGGGGTTCGGATCTTAAATGAAGGGGATGAATTGGTGGACGAGGAGGACGCTGCGGTTTCCTTGTTAGAGGCGGATAGGAGAAGGAGGGCATCTAAAGATTTTTGGATGAATTTGAAGATTAAAGAGAATATGCTTATTCAAAAATCGAGGTTGAAGTGGTTGAATGATGGTGATGCGAATAGTAGGTATTTTCATAAGGTAATGAAAGCTAGGAGAAGACGGAACCATATTGGCCCTTTATTGACGGAGAGTGGTCTTGTTGATTCGGTGGCGGAAGTGAAGGAGGAAGTCTTGTCTCATTTTGCGAATAAGTTTAAGGAGGATGTGAGGGGGAGACCGACTTTGGAGGGGATTTCTTTTGGGGTTTTGAGTAGGGATGAGAAAGAATCACTTGAAAAGCCTTTCTTGGAGGAGGAAATTAAAGAAGCAATTTGGAATTGCGAGGGATCTAAAAGTCcggggtgttag